A segment of the Streptococcus chenjunshii genome:
TTTTTGAGCAGCGTGAACATATGACTACTAAACAAAAACAAGACCATCAGAAATTTTATGATAATATAGAGTATGTCTATGAAAACATCTTAACAGTACTAGAAGGAGAGGTCGCCTAATGTCTGATAATCGCTTTGCTCAATTGAGAGATAATTTTGAAAAAGAACCATCTAAACGGCGAGTTCCAACGCCTCGAACAACAGCAGCACAAAAAGCGCCTGAGAGCTATAATAAGAAAGGGCGTTATCCATTTTCGCTGCATTACGATGTCCGCTATGAGAAGCTTGAAGAGCTTGTTGCATTCCATGGATCTAAGTCAGCTTCGGATTACTTGGAGAAATTAATTATCCAGGAGTGGGAGAAGATGCAGCGTAAGCTCAAAAATCAATAAAGATAGGAAGTATGACAATGACTTATTTATCAAAATTATCTGATTTAGACGAATCATTGAATGATTTGGATTCTGAACAAATCTATATTCCCAAAGTACTCCTTGGGAATGAAGATTTTAAGGGGCTGAAACCCAAGGAGGTGTTACTGTATTCTTTTTTATTAAATCGGTTAAGAGAGCCGTTTGATTTTATTCAAAAAGGGTATGATGAAAATGGCTATACCTTTGTTCAGTTCAAGGTTGACGAATTATGTGAACTGCTGAATCAGAGCAAAAGTACTGTCATTTCTTTAAAGAAAAGGTTACAACAATATGGTTTGATTGAAGAAGTTAAAGTAGGCAATAATCAGCCGAATCGAATTTATTTAACAGATAAGCTTGTTCATTATATAGCACAAGGAGAGGGATTATGATTATTTTTGTTTCTATCAAAAAGCTTGTTCAGACATTCTGGTGGTTGATAGCAGCAATAGCGCTGTATATCTTCTATCAGTCTATTGGTTTAAACATGTTCTTCTTGCTAGTTATTGGACTTCTGGCACTGAAGTTTGTGCCTGTTCTGGTATTGCCAATTATCATTATTGCTCTAGGAGTCCATTTCTCAGGTGGCTTTTCGTTCATTGCGGACTTTTTAGAAACAGGAATTGTTATGCTTATAGGCTTTCCTTTTGTCCTCGTGACTTGGCTATTTATTGATGAACAGATAAGAGCCTTTAAAGAGGCTAAAAAGCTAAAAACCAAAGGGGCTGTCTACGGAAAAAGGAAATAACATTTCAGAATTATATTAAACACAGGAGTCTTTCCATTATTTATTGGAAGGGCTTTTTTTAATTCAGAATTAAAATAAATTTGAAAAGAAAATGCTGAATCTATAAAATAAGGCTCGTTATTTCAAAATTAAAGGAGAGGAAGAGGGCAGATGACGACCTTTGATGAAAGAGAACTGAAGGAGCAACTATTTGAACAAAATGCGATTGACTTTTATGACTTTGTGGCCAAGTATGATGACCAAATGGTCCCAATTATGAAAGCTAGAGGATACACTTGCGTACATTCCATGGAACGTACAGTTGCTTTTACATTTGGAGAATTTACCTTCCGTCGCCGTCGATGGAAGAAAGGAGATAAGTGGGTAATTCCAGTTGATGAAAAATTAGGACTGAAAAAGAATGTCCGATTCTCTTGGGAATTTATGTATCAGATTGCTAAATTATCTACGATGATGCCTTATGACAAAGTAACTCAGGTTATTCAGCTGACTTATCACATTACAATTACTAAACCTACAGTAGTTCAAGCTGTTAAGATTTGTGATAAGCTGCTAGAAGAACGTGCAGCTTATCGTTTCTATGAGGAATCTATTAATTCTATTAATCGAGATAAACAAAAAGTCGATGTTATCTATATTGAAGGTGATGGTGTTATGGTAAAAGCACATGACAGTGATACAGAGAATCGTCATTATGATTTGTCTCACTTCGTTGTGCATACTGGAAGCCATAAAATTGGTAGTAATCGCTTTGAACTAAAAGGTAAAAAAGAATTTGTAGCCCTGGATAATCGCTTAGCTAGGGAACAAGTCTTGGACTATCTCTACAACACTTATGAGATAACTGACCAAACATTACTGATCACTAATTCTGATGGTGGCCACGGTTATACACCATATATTTTTAAAGAGATTGCCAAGGCGCTGAAAATCAAGCGACATGAGCATTTCTGGGACGAGTATCATGTAAACCAGAAACTAAAAAAGTTCTTTAAGCCCTACTCAGAGGAGCTTCTTGATAAAGCTTTTCAGGCGATTAAGCAGCATGATAAAGGGAAGCTTCGTACAGTTCTTGATACGACAGAAGCATTGGTATTAGCGGAAGAAGAACTTGAAGCTTTTGAAGACTTTAAAAGAAAGTTGCTTAATAATTTTCAGTACACTAAGCCAGCAGAGCTAAGAGGATTCAGTCATGCAGGTATAGGCATTATGGAAAGTCAACACAGAAAAATTACGTACAGGATGAAGAAACGTGGTATGTACTGGACAGTATGGGGAGCTGAAACTATGGGTCGTATCATTGTTCTTAGCTATGAAGATAAATTACGAGATTTGTTTTTTGGTTCTTGGAGAGAAGATTACGAAAAATTAGTTGAGTTAGAATCTTTATCAGCTGGAACCATCAAGGCAAAATTAAATCAAATTGAGAGAGAATATAGTCTGCATCGGTTGAGCAAAAAGGAAAGTCAACGGGCTTTTTGGTCAAATAAGTAGATAAAAAGTTATATAACTAGATATATATAAACAACCTTTCAAAAGAAAGGCTTTTTGTGCTACAAAATTGAAAAAAATACTTGCTTAATGTGTTTGCGTGTGTTATAATTTTACTAAATTAATCGAATAAAAAAGACGAAGGTGCGTCAACACCTCCGCCTTACCGAGTAAGAACCACTACTTCTTACTCAGTCTTTAATTTATGATACAGGATAAACGTATCACTGTCAAGGGCTGAGCAAGAAATTGTTCAGTCTTTTTGTTTACAACTCGGTTACAAGTTCTTCTCATAAGTCATGGATGAACATTCTAAAAAATTCTACCGCATACAAGCAGAGAAGTTTTTGACTTTAAGCGTAAAAAACGGTATAATGAGTGAAACTGAATAAGCCTTTAATTTATGTCCGGAGAGACATGCAAGGTTCTGCCTGATACTTATTATGTTATAGGAAGTTTTCCTTTGTTTTTAGTGTGACTAACCTTGCCTTTTTGGTGAGGTTTTCTTTATTTTAGCTGCTTTTTCAGCGGTTAAAGCTGGTTTCATTCCGGTTTTAAAGGGCGTTCAGAACCATTACTGTTCAGTGTGTTTGCTTTTTTTCAATTTAGAGGTGATAGACTTATGCATGAAAGCCGTCCGATTATTGCTCTTGATTTCCCTGCTTTTACTGATGTCAAAAAGTTTTTAGCTCTTTTCCCTGCTGAGGAAAAACTGTATGTTAAAATTGGGATGGAGCTTTATTATGCGGTTGGTCCTGAGATTGTCCGCTATGTTAAAGAATTGGGGCATTCGGTTTTTTTAGACTTGAAGCTTCATGATATTCCTAATACTGTAAAATCGGCTATGAAAGTATTGGCTGATTTGGGAGTGGACATGACTAATGTTCATGCAGCAGGCGGTGTAGAAATGATGAAAGCTGCGCGTGTA
Coding sequences within it:
- a CDS encoding replication initiator protein A → MTYLSKLSDLDESLNDLDSEQIYIPKVLLGNEDFKGLKPKEVLLYSFLLNRLREPFDFIQKGYDENGYTFVQFKVDELCELLNQSKSTVISLKKRLQQYGLIEEVKVGNNQPNRIYLTDKLVHYIAQGEGL
- a CDS encoding ISLre2 family transposase, whose amino-acid sequence is MTTFDERELKEQLFEQNAIDFYDFVAKYDDQMVPIMKARGYTCVHSMERTVAFTFGEFTFRRRRWKKGDKWVIPVDEKLGLKKNVRFSWEFMYQIAKLSTMMPYDKVTQVIQLTYHITITKPTVVQAVKICDKLLEERAAYRFYEESINSINRDKQKVDVIYIEGDGVMVKAHDSDTENRHYDLSHFVVHTGSHKIGSNRFELKGKKEFVALDNRLAREQVLDYLYNTYEITDQTLLITNSDGGHGYTPYIFKEIAKALKIKRHEHFWDEYHVNQKLKKFFKPYSEELLDKAFQAIKQHDKGKLRTVLDTTEALVLAEEELEAFEDFKRKLLNNFQYTKPAELRGFSHAGIGIMESQHRKITYRMKKRGMYWTVWGAETMGRIIVLSYEDKLRDLFFGSWREDYEKLVELESLSAGTIKAKLNQIEREYSLHRLSKKESQRAFWSNK